Proteins encoded together in one Micromonospora auratinigra window:
- a CDS encoding metallophosphoesterase family protein: MLMVTTGTPPTGDNVLLNGGDISACSTTGAARTAQIIAREAGTVMAGGDLTDSGTAAQLANCYDPTWGQFKDRTKPILGNHDYLTAGAQPTFDYFGPVLPPGKGYHSFDKAGWHIVVLNTNCSQVGGCQAGSPQEKWLRADLAAHPNRCTLAQYHHPLFSSGGRESTAVRPLFQALYDAGAEIIINGHNQQYERFAPRTRPGPPTRPGASASSWSAPAADR; this comes from the coding sequence ATGCTGATGGTCACCACCGGAACGCCGCCCACGGGGGACAACGTGCTGCTCAACGGCGGCGACATCTCGGCGTGCAGCACCACCGGGGCGGCCCGGACCGCGCAGATCATCGCCCGTGAGGCGGGCACCGTGATGGCCGGCGGCGACCTGACCGACAGCGGGACGGCCGCCCAACTCGCCAACTGCTACGACCCCACCTGGGGGCAGTTCAAGGACCGGACGAAGCCCATCCTCGGCAACCACGACTACCTGACCGCCGGGGCGCAGCCCACCTTCGACTACTTCGGCCCGGTGCTGCCGCCCGGCAAGGGCTACCACTCGTTCGACAAGGCCGGCTGGCACATCGTCGTACTGAACACCAACTGCTCCCAGGTGGGCGGCTGCCAGGCCGGCTCACCCCAGGAGAAGTGGCTGCGCGCCGACCTCGCCGCGCACCCGAACCGCTGCACCCTGGCCCAGTACCATCACCCGCTGTTCAGCTCCGGCGGCCGGGAGTCGACGGCGGTCCGCCCGCTCTTCCAGGCGCTCTACGACGCCGGGGCCGAGATCATCATCAACGGCCACAACCAGCAGTACGAGCGGTTCGCCCCCAGGACCCGGCCGGGGCCGCCGACCCGACCCGGGGCATCCGCGAGTTCGTGGTCGGCACCGGCGGCCGACCGCTGA
- a CDS encoding MarR family winged helix-turn-helix transcriptional regulator yields MATADRPGFALPLLLLAGFRTLIDDLHAELARQGHPELRPAHGFVLQAVGPAGTTASDLGQRLGVSKQAAGKTVDRLVALGYLERADDPADARRKLVRLTAHGLDGLRRSAVVFDRLRDEWAATLGADRVAAIEDDLRRMVPADVFRLDVPGWFGV; encoded by the coding sequence GTGGCAACGGCTGACCGCCCCGGCTTCGCGCTGCCGCTGCTGCTGCTCGCCGGCTTCCGCACGCTCATCGACGACCTGCACGCCGAACTGGCCCGGCAGGGGCACCCCGAGCTGCGCCCCGCCCACGGTTTCGTGCTCCAGGCCGTCGGCCCGGCCGGCACCACCGCCTCCGACCTCGGCCAGCGCCTCGGCGTCTCCAAGCAGGCCGCCGGCAAGACCGTCGACCGCCTGGTCGCCCTCGGTTACCTGGAACGCGCCGACGACCCCGCCGACGCCCGCCGCAAGCTGGTCCGGCTCACCGCGCACGGCCTCGACGGGCTCCGTCGCTCGGCGGTCGTCTTCGACCGGCTGCGCGACGAATGGGCGGCCACCCTCGGCGCGGACCGGGTCGCGGCCATCGAGGACGACCTGCGCCGGATGGTCCCGGCCGACGTCTTCCGCCTCGACGTCCCCGGCTGGTTCGGGGTGTGA
- a CDS encoding carboxymuconolactone decarboxylase family protein, whose product MSRPVFTAHTADTAPAAARPLMAAVQRKQGHLPAAVGLMAESPELLKGFLGALAVFDATDLDPIAREVVVLTVATRNECHLCVAMHTATLTGHGGAPELIEALRTGADLPDARLEGLRRFTLAVLDHRGAVPEGDLAAFLAAGWLPRHALDVVLGIGTYTISTFANRLVDAPLDPALAAYAWAPAG is encoded by the coding sequence ATGTCCCGACCGGTCTTCACCGCCCACACCGCCGACACCGCGCCCGCCGCCGCCCGGCCGCTGATGGCCGCCGTGCAGCGCAAGCAGGGCCACCTGCCCGCCGCCGTCGGCCTGATGGCCGAGTCGCCGGAGCTGCTCAAGGGGTTCCTCGGCGCCCTCGCCGTCTTCGACGCCACCGACCTCGACCCGATCGCCCGGGAGGTGGTCGTGCTCACCGTCGCCACCCGCAACGAGTGCCACCTCTGCGTGGCCATGCACACCGCGACGCTCACCGGCCACGGCGGCGCACCGGAGCTGATCGAGGCGCTGCGGACCGGCGCTGACCTGCCCGACGCGCGGCTGGAGGGGCTGCGCCGGTTCACTCTCGCCGTACTCGACCACCGGGGGGCCGTCCCCGAGGGTGACCTGGCCGCCTTCCTGGCCGCCGGCTGGCTGCCCCGACACGCGTTGGACGTGGTGCTCGGCATCGGCACGTACACCATCTCCACCTTCGCCAACCGGCTCGTCGACGCCCCGCTCGACCCCGCGCTCGCCGCGTACGCCTGGGCGCCCGCCGGCTGA
- a CDS encoding menaquinone biosynthesis decarboxylase — protein MAARGFPYTDLKDFLAALERAGELRRVSVPVDPTLEISEVVTRTVRAGGPALLFERPTRGEMPVAVNLFGTEKRMAMALGVESLDEIGERIGGLIKPELPVGWSGIREGLGKVLQLKSVPPRKVKTAPCQQVVYSGDDVDLGRLPGLQVWPGDGGIFHNFGLTHTKHPETGKRNLGLYRLQQHGRNTLGMHWQIHKDSTAHHAVAERLGQRLPVAIAIGCDPVVSYAATAPLPGDIDEYLFAGFLRGERVEMVDCLTVPLQVPAHAQVVLEGYLEPGERLPEGPFGDHTGFYTPVEPFPVLHVETMTMQRDPVYHSIVTSKPPQEDHGLGKATERIFLPLLKMMIPDIVDYDLPAAGVFHNCAIISIRKRYPKHAQKVMNAIWGAHLMSLTKLIVIVDEDCDVHDYNEVAFRAFGNVDYARDLLLTEGPVDHLDHSSYQQFWGGKAGVDATRKLPTEGYTRGWPEEMTMSPEVVSLVDKRWKEYGV, from the coding sequence ATGGCGGCTCGTGGCTTCCCGTACACCGATCTCAAGGACTTCCTCGCGGCGCTGGAGCGCGCGGGCGAGCTGCGGCGGGTGAGTGTCCCGGTCGACCCGACGCTGGAGATCAGCGAAGTGGTCACCCGGACCGTCCGGGCCGGCGGCCCCGCGCTGCTCTTCGAGCGCCCCACCCGGGGCGAGATGCCGGTGGCGGTCAACCTGTTCGGCACCGAGAAGCGGATGGCGATGGCGCTCGGCGTCGAGTCGCTCGACGAGATCGGCGAGCGGATCGGCGGGCTGATCAAGCCGGAGCTGCCGGTCGGCTGGTCCGGCATCCGCGAAGGGCTGGGCAAGGTCCTCCAGCTCAAGTCGGTGCCGCCGCGCAAGGTGAAGACCGCCCCCTGCCAGCAGGTGGTCTACTCCGGCGACGACGTCGACCTGGGCCGGCTGCCCGGCCTCCAGGTGTGGCCCGGCGACGGCGGGATCTTCCACAACTTCGGGCTCACCCACACCAAGCACCCGGAGACCGGCAAGCGCAACCTCGGCCTCTACCGGCTCCAGCAGCACGGCCGGAACACGCTGGGCATGCACTGGCAGATCCACAAGGACTCCACCGCGCACCACGCCGTCGCCGAGCGGCTCGGCCAGCGGCTCCCGGTCGCCATCGCGATCGGCTGCGACCCGGTCGTCTCGTACGCCGCCACCGCCCCGCTCCCCGGCGACATCGACGAATACCTGTTCGCCGGCTTCCTGCGCGGCGAGCGGGTGGAGATGGTCGACTGCCTGACCGTGCCGTTGCAGGTGCCCGCGCACGCCCAGGTGGTGCTGGAGGGCTACCTCGAACCCGGCGAGCGGCTGCCCGAGGGGCCGTTCGGCGACCACACCGGCTTCTACACCCCGGTCGAGCCGTTCCCGGTGCTGCACGTCGAGACGATGACCATGCAGCGCGACCCGGTCTACCACTCGATCGTCACCTCGAAGCCGCCGCAGGAGGACCACGGCCTCGGCAAGGCCACCGAGCGGATCTTCCTGCCGCTACTGAAGATGATGATCCCGGACATCGTCGACTACGACCTGCCGGCCGCCGGGGTCTTCCACAACTGCGCGATCATCTCGATCCGCAAGCGCTACCCCAAGCACGCGCAGAAGGTGATGAACGCGATCTGGGGCGCGCACCTGATGTCGCTGACCAAGCTGATCGTGATCGTCGACGAGGACTGCGACGTGCACGACTACAACGAGGTCGCGTTCCGCGCCTTCGGCAACGTCGACTACGCCCGGGACCTGCTCCTCACCGAGGGGCCCGTCGACCACCTCGACCACTCGTCGTACCAGCAGTTCTGGGGCGGCAAGGCCGGCGTCGACGCGACCCGCAAGCTGCCCACCGAGGGGTACACCCGGGGCTGGCCCGAGGAGATGACCATGTCGCCCGAGGTGGTCTCGCTGGTCGACAAGCGCTGGAAGGAGTACGGGGTCTGA
- the mqnP gene encoding menaquinone biosynthesis prenyltransferase MqnP, whose product MATAVVERPGRVTSFLKLVAIEHSVFALPFAYLSALTAMQVDGGRVRWLDLLLITVAMVGARTFAMAANRILDRRIDARNPRTANRELVTGAVSVRTAWTGAAVALVVFLAAAALLNPLCLALAPLAVVPLVVYPYGKRFTNWPHAILAVAQAVGPVGAWLAVTGTLDGSWPAWLLGAAVGLWIGGFDLIYACQDSEIDREIGVHSVPARYGRRFALHASTVAHVITFVLFIWFGALVGFGWLWWIGLALTAVAFGYQHLVVSPTDLSKVNRAFFTANGFVGIALFVFALLDLVIRLDLRP is encoded by the coding sequence ATGGCGACCGCCGTGGTGGAGCGACCGGGACGCGTGACGTCCTTCCTCAAGCTCGTCGCGATCGAGCACTCCGTGTTCGCGCTGCCGTTCGCGTACCTGTCCGCGCTGACCGCGATGCAGGTCGACGGCGGGCGGGTGCGCTGGCTCGACCTGCTGCTGATCACGGTGGCGATGGTCGGGGCGCGGACGTTCGCCATGGCCGCCAACCGGATCCTCGATCGGCGGATCGATGCGCGGAACCCGCGTACCGCCAACCGGGAACTGGTCACCGGGGCGGTGAGCGTGCGCACGGCCTGGACCGGCGCGGCCGTCGCCCTGGTGGTCTTCCTGGCTGCCGCCGCCCTGCTCAATCCGCTCTGCCTGGCGCTCGCCCCGCTCGCCGTGGTGCCGCTGGTGGTCTACCCGTACGGCAAGCGGTTCACCAACTGGCCGCACGCCATCCTGGCGGTCGCGCAGGCGGTCGGCCCGGTCGGCGCGTGGCTGGCGGTCACCGGGACGCTGGACGGCTCCTGGCCGGCCTGGTTGCTCGGCGCCGCGGTGGGCCTCTGGATCGGCGGCTTCGACCTCATCTACGCCTGCCAGGACTCCGAGATCGACCGGGAGATCGGGGTGCACAGCGTCCCCGCCCGGTACGGCCGGCGCTTCGCGCTGCACGCCTCCACGGTCGCGCACGTGATCACCTTCGTGCTCTTCATCTGGTTCGGCGCGCTGGTCGGCTTCGGCTGGCTCTGGTGGATCGGGCTGGCGCTCACCGCCGTCGCGTTCGGCTACCAGCACCTGGTGGTCAGCCCCACCGACCTCAGCAAGGTCAACCGGGCGTTCTTCACCGCCAACGGCTTCGTCGGCATCGCGCTCTTCGTCTTCGCCCTGCTCGACCTGGTGATCCGCCTCGACCTGCGCCCCTGA
- a CDS encoding terpene synthase family protein encodes MTAAVLRSLRAECPIVPRLSPYADQVQDWLVDQLDGLGLPPEAAARERLARAGFARYAGRLHPDADEADLRVVTALFTWFFLVDDACDGPGRPDPAGIRALRDGALNLLRDGPRVRHPGFAGPLRRLLVRAWREPRRRMPARWRLRFADAVADHLDGVGREATARAAGRAPGVDEYVALRRATSAAYVSYPLLEFTAGRPLPDAVHHHPAVRRVGERANDLLSWFNDIASLDRDRATAGGHNIVLAVAAERRVPVPTAVELVATRWRVEMARFVALRAAVPSFGPALDGSVSAHLDGVAATVRGTVDWTLESARYPVDAAG; translated from the coding sequence ATGACGGCGGCGGTGCTCCGGTCGTTGCGCGCGGAGTGCCCGATCGTGCCCCGGCTCTCCCCGTACGCCGACCAGGTCCAGGACTGGCTGGTCGACCAGCTCGACGGGTTGGGCCTGCCGCCGGAGGCCGCCGCCCGGGAACGGCTGGCCCGGGCCGGCTTCGCCCGGTACGCCGGCCGGCTCCACCCCGATGCCGACGAGGCGGACCTGCGGGTGGTGACCGCCCTGTTCACCTGGTTCTTCCTGGTCGACGACGCCTGCGACGGGCCGGGCCGGCCGGATCCGGCGGGCATCCGGGCGCTGCGGGACGGCGCACTGAACCTGCTCCGGGACGGTCCCCGGGTGCGGCATCCCGGCTTCGCCGGTCCGCTGCGGCGGCTGCTGGTGCGGGCCTGGCGGGAGCCCCGACGCCGGATGCCGGCCCGCTGGCGGCTGCGCTTCGCGGACGCGGTCGCCGACCACCTGGACGGCGTCGGGCGGGAGGCGACGGCCCGCGCCGCGGGGCGGGCGCCCGGGGTCGACGAGTACGTGGCGTTGCGCCGGGCGACCTCCGCCGCGTACGTGTCGTACCCGTTGCTGGAGTTCACCGCGGGCCGGCCGCTGCCGGACGCGGTCCACCACCATCCGGCGGTGCGCCGGGTCGGCGAGCGCGCCAACGACCTGCTCTCCTGGTTCAACGACATCGCCTCGCTGGACCGGGACCGGGCCACCGCCGGCGGGCACAACATCGTGCTGGCGGTGGCCGCCGAGCGGCGGGTGCCGGTGCCGACGGCGGTGGAGCTGGTCGCGACGCGGTGGCGGGTCGAGATGGCCCGGTTCGTGGCGCTGCGCGCCGCCGTGCCGTCGTTCGGGCCGGCGCTGGACGGGTCGGTCAGCGCCCATCTCGACGGGGTCGCCGCCACCGTCCGGGGCACCGTCGACTGGACGCTGGAGAGCGCCCGCTATCCGGTGGACGCGGCCGGTTGA
- a CDS encoding UbiX family flavin prenyltransferase produces the protein MREPWVVGVSGASGTPYAAAVVRGLLDAGAAVDLIVSRAARLTILDETGRPFRDAHWAEDLAAWLGRDLAGADLRHWPAGDLAAGPSSGSYRIRGMAVVPASTAACAGISIGLSKDLLQRAAEVNLKERRPVVVVPRETPVTRSHLEHLIALHDAGAVVLPASPGFYGAGAAASAPQLVDFVAGKVLDALGVPHTLFRRWSGELAAARRDAEGA, from the coding sequence ATGCGCGAACCATGGGTGGTCGGCGTCTCCGGGGCCTCCGGCACGCCGTACGCGGCCGCGGTCGTCCGTGGCCTGCTCGACGCCGGGGCGGCGGTCGACCTGATCGTCTCCCGGGCGGCCCGGTTGACCATCCTCGACGAGACCGGTCGCCCGTTCCGGGACGCGCACTGGGCCGAGGACCTGGCGGCCTGGCTGGGCCGTGACCTGGCCGGCGCGGACCTGCGGCACTGGCCCGCCGGTGACCTCGCCGCCGGACCCAGCAGCGGCTCCTACCGGATACGCGGCATGGCCGTCGTCCCGGCGAGCACGGCGGCGTGCGCCGGCATCTCGATCGGGCTCTCGAAGGATCTGTTGCAGCGCGCCGCCGAGGTGAACCTCAAGGAGCGGCGGCCGGTGGTGGTGGTGCCCCGGGAGACCCCGGTGACCCGCAGCCACCTGGAGCACCTCATCGCGCTGCACGACGCCGGTGCCGTGGTGCTCCCGGCCAGCCCGGGCTTCTACGGCGCCGGGGCGGCGGCCTCCGCGCCGCAGCTGGTCGACTTCGTGGCCGGCAAGGTGCTGGACGCGCTCGGCGTGCCGCACACCCTGTTCCGGCGGTGGTCGGGTGAGCTGGCGGCGGCCCGCCGGGACGCGGAGGGGGCGTAG
- a CDS encoding BldC family transcriptional regulator, with protein sequence MDTGDRLLTPGEVAALFRVDPKTVTRWAAAGRIGSIRTPGGHRRFRESEVRALLEGEGMLDEAEDIGKARNMGPTASTGPGPANAGMY encoded by the coding sequence GTGGACACTGGAGATCGCCTGCTGACACCGGGTGAGGTCGCTGCGCTGTTTCGGGTTGACCCGAAGACCGTGACCAGATGGGCAGCGGCCGGCCGGATAGGCAGCATCCGGACTCCAGGCGGGCATCGCCGGTTTCGGGAATCCGAGGTGCGGGCCCTGCTTGAGGGGGAGGGCATGCTGGACGAGGCGGAGGACATCGGGAAGGCCCGCAACATGGGCCCGACCGCCTCGACCGGCCCCGGACCGGCCAACGCCGGCATGTACTGA
- a CDS encoding Lrp/AsnC family transcriptional regulator: MDAIDRSLVELLRGNARLSYAELARQVGLSAPAVHERVGKLETGGVIRAYRAEVEPEAIGLGVTALIGIVEDSTADTDDVLEAFRQMPEIESCYFMAGVESFLLKARVGTIAELEQLIVRLNRTAGVASTRTGIALSTKWENRPRPIEQTGP; this comes from the coding sequence GTGGACGCGATCGACCGGAGCCTGGTGGAGCTGTTGCGGGGCAACGCCCGCCTGTCGTACGCCGAGCTGGCCCGCCAGGTGGGGCTCTCGGCCCCGGCCGTGCACGAGCGGGTCGGCAAGCTGGAGACCGGCGGAGTCATCCGGGCGTACCGGGCCGAGGTCGAGCCGGAGGCGATCGGGCTCGGGGTCACCGCGCTGATCGGCATCGTCGAGGACTCCACCGCCGACACCGACGACGTGCTGGAGGCGTTCCGGCAGATGCCCGAGATCGAGTCCTGCTACTTCATGGCCGGAGTCGAATCCTTCCTGCTCAAGGCGCGGGTGGGCACCATCGCCGAGCTGGAGCAACTGATCGTGCGGCTGAACCGCACCGCCGGCGTCGCCTCCACCCGGACCGGCATCGCGCTCTCCACCAAGTGGGAGAACCGCCCCCGGCCGATCGAACAGACCGGCCCCTGA
- a CDS encoding SDR family NAD(P)-dependent oxidoreductase, with product MTTSTRGAAVVTGAAGGLGRAVAAALHADGWPVLLTDVDAAAVAAVAAPLGGWSRPLDVRDEAACAEVAAEAAGAPGGLGLWVNNAGLLATGPAWTHDPATRRRLVEVNTLGAMNGTLAALAVLRAQGHGHVLNVVSLAGLIAAPGETVYAASKHALLAFSLGTLADLRMAGVRGVHVSCLCPDGIWTPMLHDKLADPGALASFTGTLLSPERVAARVVRLARRPRPVVSLPRWRGAQVRLLDAFPRLALALTPVVRAAGRAGQRRQIRRVRADASRPRL from the coding sequence ATGACGACCTCGACGCGCGGCGCGGCCGTGGTGACCGGGGCGGCCGGCGGCCTGGGCCGGGCCGTCGCCGCCGCGCTGCACGCCGACGGCTGGCCGGTGCTGCTGACCGATGTGGACGCCGCCGCCGTGGCCGCCGTCGCGGCACCCCTCGGCGGCTGGTCCCGCCCCCTGGACGTCCGCGACGAGGCGGCCTGCGCCGAGGTGGCCGCCGAGGCGGCCGGGGCGCCGGGTGGGCTCGGGCTCTGGGTGAACAACGCCGGGCTGCTGGCCACCGGACCGGCCTGGACGCACGACCCGGCCACCCGACGGCGGTTGGTCGAGGTCAACACGCTGGGGGCGATGAACGGCACCCTCGCCGCGCTGGCCGTGCTGCGCGCCCAGGGACACGGGCACGTGCTCAACGTGGTCTCGCTCGCCGGGCTGATCGCCGCCCCCGGCGAGACCGTCTATGCGGCCAGCAAGCACGCGCTGCTCGCGTTCAGCCTCGGCACCCTCGCCGACCTGCGGATGGCCGGCGTCCGGGGCGTACACGTGTCGTGCCTGTGCCCGGACGGGATCTGGACGCCCATGCTGCACGACAAGCTGGCCGACCCGGGGGCCCTGGCCTCGTTCACCGGGACGCTGCTGAGCCCCGAGCGGGTGGCCGCCCGGGTGGTCCGGCTGGCCCGCCGGCCCCGTCCGGTGGTCAGCCTGCCGCGCTGGCGCGGCGCGCAGGTCCGGCTCCTGGACGCCTTCCCCCGGCTGGCCCTGGCGCTCACCCCGGTGGTCCGGGCGGCCGGCCGGGCCGGGCAGCGCCGGCAGATCCGCCGGGTCCGCGCCGATGCGAGCCGGCCTCGCTTGTAA
- the cds1 gene encoding L-cysteine desulfhydrase Cds1, which produces MTHLDRCDEAGRSWLTEAIATVEADANRSADTHLLLFPLPREWGIDLYLKDESVHPTGSLKHRLARSLFLYGLCNGWICEGTTIIEASSGSTAVSEAYFARLLGLPFIAVMPASTSPEKIAQIEFQGGRCHLVEDPAKVVIEARWLAEDTGGHFMDQFTYAERATDWRGNNNIAESIYAQLALERHPVPAWVVVGAGTGGTSATIGRYARYRRLPTKLCVVDPENSAFYPAWQAGDWSVRTGRGSRIEGIGRPTVEASFLPSVVDRMVQVPDAASLAAMRAGSTLLGRRVGGSTGTNLWGAFGLIAELLAAGRTGSVVTLICDPGDRYAHTYYSDEWVAGQGLDLAPHLATIDRFLATGAWPA; this is translated from the coding sequence GTGACGCATCTCGACCGGTGTGACGAGGCCGGCCGCAGCTGGCTGACCGAGGCGATCGCCACGGTCGAGGCGGACGCCAACCGCTCCGCCGACACCCACCTGCTCCTCTTCCCGCTGCCCCGGGAGTGGGGGATCGACCTCTACCTCAAGGACGAGTCGGTGCACCCCACCGGCTCGCTCAAGCACCGGCTGGCCCGCTCGCTCTTCCTCTACGGGCTCTGCAACGGCTGGATCTGCGAGGGCACCACCATCATCGAGGCGTCCTCCGGCTCGACCGCGGTCTCCGAGGCGTACTTCGCCCGGCTGCTCGGGCTGCCGTTCATCGCGGTGATGCCCGCCTCCACCTCGCCCGAGAAGATCGCCCAGATCGAGTTCCAGGGCGGACGCTGCCACCTGGTCGAGGACCCGGCGAAGGTGGTGATCGAGGCGCGCTGGCTCGCCGAGGACACCGGCGGCCACTTCATGGACCAGTTCACCTACGCCGAGCGGGCCACCGACTGGCGGGGCAACAACAACATCGCCGAGTCGATCTACGCGCAGCTCGCCCTGGAGCGGCACCCCGTACCGGCCTGGGTCGTGGTGGGCGCGGGGACCGGCGGCACCAGCGCCACCATCGGCCGCTACGCCCGTTACCGGCGGCTGCCCACCAAGCTCTGCGTGGTCGACCCGGAGAACTCCGCCTTCTACCCGGCCTGGCAGGCCGGGGACTGGTCGGTCCGGACCGGGCGCGGCTCGCGGATCGAGGGCATCGGCCGCCCCACCGTCGAGGCGTCCTTCCTCCCGTCCGTGGTCGACCGGATGGTCCAGGTCCCGGACGCCGCGTCGCTGGCCGCGATGCGGGCCGGCTCGACGCTCCTCGGCCGCCGGGTGGGCGGCTCCACCGGCACCAACCTGTGGGGGGCGTTCGGGTTGATCGCCGAGCTGCTCGCCGCCGGGCGGACCGGCTCGGTGGTCACCCTGATCTGCGACCCCGGGGACCGCTACGCGCACACCTACTACTCCGACGAGTGGGTCGCCGGGCAGGGGCTGGACCTCGCCCCGCACCTGGCCACCATCGACCGCTTCCTCGCCACCGGGGCCTGGCCGGCCTGA
- a CDS encoding putative glycolipid-binding domain-containing protein, which translates to MPKSLFWTRTDTAGSEHAVLDDRQGFAAQGVALAVDPIPYTCRYRLAVGADGVTSRLEVETEGAGWSRSVRLERAGDGWRVRTGEEGDLDAALRAVGHPPAGLPGTDEPERLAEALDVDLGGSPLFNTLPVRRIGLTRAPADQARQVAVAWVLVPGLAVVPAEQVYTSLGPGRIRFASGNFTADLDVDPDGFVVRYPGLAERVGPR; encoded by the coding sequence ATGCCGAAGTCGCTCTTCTGGACCAGGACCGACACCGCCGGTTCGGAGCACGCCGTCCTCGACGACCGTCAGGGGTTCGCCGCGCAGGGCGTGGCGCTGGCCGTCGACCCGATCCCCTACACCTGCCGCTACCGGCTGGCCGTGGGCGCGGACGGGGTGACCAGCCGGCTGGAGGTCGAGACCGAGGGCGCCGGCTGGTCGCGGAGCGTACGCCTGGAACGGGCCGGGGACGGCTGGCGGGTGCGGACCGGCGAGGAGGGTGACCTGGACGCGGCGCTGCGGGCCGTCGGCCATCCGCCGGCCGGCCTGCCGGGCACCGACGAGCCGGAGCGGCTGGCCGAGGCGCTCGACGTCGACCTGGGCGGTTCGCCGCTGTTCAACACCCTGCCGGTACGCCGGATCGGGTTGACCCGGGCCCCGGCGGACCAGGCGCGGCAGGTCGCCGTGGCCTGGGTGCTGGTGCCCGGCCTGGCGGTGGTCCCCGCCGAGCAGGTCTACACGTCCCTCGGCCCGGGCCGGATCCGGTTCGCCAGCGGCAACTTCACCGCCGACCTGGACGTGGACCCGGACGGCTTCGTGGTCCGCTACCCAGGGCTGGCCGAGCGGGTCGGCCCGCGCTGA